The Cyprinus carpio isolate SPL01 chromosome A5, ASM1834038v1, whole genome shotgun sequence genome has a segment encoding these proteins:
- the LOC109062728 gene encoding PR domain zinc finger protein 8-like isoform X1: protein MQMMEESSSQRLCWDGDAKAMQQCLTDIFTSVYTTCDIPENAIFGPCVLSHTSLYDSIAFIALKSTDKRTAPYIFRVDTSAANSSSEGLMWLRLVQSARDRDEQNLEAYVKNGQLFYRSLRRIEKDEELLVWYGKDLVELLLLSSGRNQAKSKGTSPFLCPDCSQRFQFEFPFLAHLRFRCTKRLQSMASPEEEATDASDQASLPPARSSPKLGRSDGFSNPQEGKPSTDFHNLARDLENNRTSPPSDKEAEILSENSGKRKFSDMEDSRNSGLSQPPKSKEELANSAQQYRGAYGLDESRRAFSPSVSESTETKRSAFTEVKKSPQSLKHSSKNSSSNSENKEAGRPNSNPAEKHLNIRQVLSETQPPQSRMETSSIGSAFTSVPQQGGGGSERKSAFSQPSRTFSQLSPLVMAPKLLPAVDCHPAVGDTVSSNRLYQADHLAAKLQGSELGSNCPVPGGIAKQNPFLYTTAFWPKTSGPIQLQMPSALTLLPPSFTSLCLPAQNWCAKCNASFRMTSDLVYHMRSHHKKEYAMEPLVKRRREEKLKCPICNESFRERHHLSRHMTSHN, encoded by the exons ATG caaaTGATGGAGGAATCCAGTTCGCAGCGACTGTGCTGGGATGGCGACGCGAAAGCGATGCAGCAGTGTTTAACGGATATATTTACCAGCGTCTACACCACCTGTGACATTCCGGAAAATGCCATTTTTGGCCCATGTGTTCTGAGTCACACTTCACTGTATGACAGCATCGCCTTTATCGCTCTCAAGTCCACAGACAAACGAACGGCGCCTTACATATTCAGG GTGGACACGTCAGCTGCCAACAGTTCCTCAGAAGGCCTGATGTGGCTGAGGCTGGTTCAGTCGGCGAGAGACAGAGATGAACAGAACCTAGAGGCCTATGTGAAGAACGGCCAGCTTTTCTACAGATCACTGAGGAGAATAGAGAAGGATGAAGAGCTGCTGGTGTGGTATGGCAAGGATCTCGTTGAGCTCCTGCTGCTGAGCTCAGGCAGAAATCAAGCCAAAAGTAAAG GAACATCGCCCTTTTTGTGCCCAGACTGTAGCCAGCGCTTCCAGTTTGAATTTCCCTTTTTGGCTCATCTAAGATTCCGCTGTACAAAGAGACTACAAAGCATGGCCAGCCCAGAGGAGGAGGCCACTGACGCAAGTGACCAGGCTAGTCTACCTCCTGCCAGATCCAGTCCCAAACTGGGCCGATCTGATGGCTTCTCCAATCCACAGGAAGGAAAGCCATCCACAGACTTCCATAATCTAGCCAGGGATTTGGAGAATAACAGAACCAGTCCGCCGAGCGACAAAGAGGCCGAGATCCTGAGCGAAAATTCTGGAAAGCGCAAGTTCTCTGACATGGAGGACAGCAGGAACAGTGGATTATCTCAGCCTCCCAAGTCCAAAGAGGAGTTGGCCAACTCGGCACAGCAGTACCGTGGAGCGTATGGTCTGGACGAGAGCAGGCGGGCTTTCTCACCCTCTGTTTCAGAGTCGACGGAAACCAAGAGGAGCGCCTTCACAGAGGTCAAGAAGTCACCTCAGAGCTTGAAGCACAGCAGTAAAAACTCCAGCTCCAACTCGGAGAACAAGGAGGCTGGTCGGCCCAACAGCAACCCGGCTGAAAAGCACCTCAACATCAGACAGGTTCTCAGTGAGACTCAGCCCCCACAGTCCCGAATGGAGACCTCGTCAATTGGCAGCGCTTTCACTTCGGTGCCCCAGCAGGGTGGTGGAGGCTCGGAGAGAAAGAGTGCCTTTAGCCAGCCGTCTCGCACCTTCTCACAGCTATCACCTCTTGTCATGGCACCCAAGCTTCTGCCAGCAGTGGACTGCCATCCTGCGGTGGGCGACACTGTCTCTTCCAATAGACTCTACCAGGCAGACCACCTCGCCGCAAAGCTCCAAGGCTCAGAACTAGGCAGCAACTGTCCTGTGCCGGGTGGCATTGCAAAACAGAACCCTTTCCTATACACCACAGCCTTCTGGCCCAAGACCTCAGGCCCCATCCAGCTGCAAATGCCCTCTGCTCTCACGCTTCTGCCCCCTTCTTTTACTTCACTTTGTCTGCCTGCCCAGAACTGGTGTGCCAAATGCAACGCCTCCTTCCGCATGACCTCTGACCTGGTCTACCACATGCGCTCGCACCACAAAAAGGAGTATGCCATGGAACCTCTTGTTAAAAGAAGGAGAGAAGAAAAGTTAAAGTGTCCAATCTGTAATGAGTCTTTCAGGGAGCGGCACCACCTTTCACGGCACATGACCTCTCACAACTGA
- the LOC109062728 gene encoding PR domain zinc finger protein 8-like isoform X2, whose amino-acid sequence MMEESSSQRLCWDGDAKAMQQCLTDIFTSVYTTCDIPENAIFGPCVLSHTSLYDSIAFIALKSTDKRTAPYIFRVDTSAANSSSEGLMWLRLVQSARDRDEQNLEAYVKNGQLFYRSLRRIEKDEELLVWYGKDLVELLLLSSGRNQAKSKGTSPFLCPDCSQRFQFEFPFLAHLRFRCTKRLQSMASPEEEATDASDQASLPPARSSPKLGRSDGFSNPQEGKPSTDFHNLARDLENNRTSPPSDKEAEILSENSGKRKFSDMEDSRNSGLSQPPKSKEELANSAQQYRGAYGLDESRRAFSPSVSESTETKRSAFTEVKKSPQSLKHSSKNSSSNSENKEAGRPNSNPAEKHLNIRQVLSETQPPQSRMETSSIGSAFTSVPQQGGGGSERKSAFSQPSRTFSQLSPLVMAPKLLPAVDCHPAVGDTVSSNRLYQADHLAAKLQGSELGSNCPVPGGIAKQNPFLYTTAFWPKTSGPIQLQMPSALTLLPPSFTSLCLPAQNWCAKCNASFRMTSDLVYHMRSHHKKEYAMEPLVKRRREEKLKCPICNESFRERHHLSRHMTSHN is encoded by the exons aTGATGGAGGAATCCAGTTCGCAGCGACTGTGCTGGGATGGCGACGCGAAAGCGATGCAGCAGTGTTTAACGGATATATTTACCAGCGTCTACACCACCTGTGACATTCCGGAAAATGCCATTTTTGGCCCATGTGTTCTGAGTCACACTTCACTGTATGACAGCATCGCCTTTATCGCTCTCAAGTCCACAGACAAACGAACGGCGCCTTACATATTCAGG GTGGACACGTCAGCTGCCAACAGTTCCTCAGAAGGCCTGATGTGGCTGAGGCTGGTTCAGTCGGCGAGAGACAGAGATGAACAGAACCTAGAGGCCTATGTGAAGAACGGCCAGCTTTTCTACAGATCACTGAGGAGAATAGAGAAGGATGAAGAGCTGCTGGTGTGGTATGGCAAGGATCTCGTTGAGCTCCTGCTGCTGAGCTCAGGCAGAAATCAAGCCAAAAGTAAAG GAACATCGCCCTTTTTGTGCCCAGACTGTAGCCAGCGCTTCCAGTTTGAATTTCCCTTTTTGGCTCATCTAAGATTCCGCTGTACAAAGAGACTACAAAGCATGGCCAGCCCAGAGGAGGAGGCCACTGACGCAAGTGACCAGGCTAGTCTACCTCCTGCCAGATCCAGTCCCAAACTGGGCCGATCTGATGGCTTCTCCAATCCACAGGAAGGAAAGCCATCCACAGACTTCCATAATCTAGCCAGGGATTTGGAGAATAACAGAACCAGTCCGCCGAGCGACAAAGAGGCCGAGATCCTGAGCGAAAATTCTGGAAAGCGCAAGTTCTCTGACATGGAGGACAGCAGGAACAGTGGATTATCTCAGCCTCCCAAGTCCAAAGAGGAGTTGGCCAACTCGGCACAGCAGTACCGTGGAGCGTATGGTCTGGACGAGAGCAGGCGGGCTTTCTCACCCTCTGTTTCAGAGTCGACGGAAACCAAGAGGAGCGCCTTCACAGAGGTCAAGAAGTCACCTCAGAGCTTGAAGCACAGCAGTAAAAACTCCAGCTCCAACTCGGAGAACAAGGAGGCTGGTCGGCCCAACAGCAACCCGGCTGAAAAGCACCTCAACATCAGACAGGTTCTCAGTGAGACTCAGCCCCCACAGTCCCGAATGGAGACCTCGTCAATTGGCAGCGCTTTCACTTCGGTGCCCCAGCAGGGTGGTGGAGGCTCGGAGAGAAAGAGTGCCTTTAGCCAGCCGTCTCGCACCTTCTCACAGCTATCACCTCTTGTCATGGCACCCAAGCTTCTGCCAGCAGTGGACTGCCATCCTGCGGTGGGCGACACTGTCTCTTCCAATAGACTCTACCAGGCAGACCACCTCGCCGCAAAGCTCCAAGGCTCAGAACTAGGCAGCAACTGTCCTGTGCCGGGTGGCATTGCAAAACAGAACCCTTTCCTATACACCACAGCCTTCTGGCCCAAGACCTCAGGCCCCATCCAGCTGCAAATGCCCTCTGCTCTCACGCTTCTGCCCCCTTCTTTTACTTCACTTTGTCTGCCTGCCCAGAACTGGTGTGCCAAATGCAACGCCTCCTTCCGCATGACCTCTGACCTGGTCTACCACATGCGCTCGCACCACAAAAAGGAGTATGCCATGGAACCTCTTGTTAAAAGAAGGAGAGAAGAAAAGTTAAAGTGTCCAATCTGTAATGAGTCTTTCAGGGAGCGGCACCACCTTTCACGGCACATGACCTCTCACAACTGA